The Sulfitobacter sp. S223 genome has a window encoding:
- a CDS encoding DUF2254 domain-containing protein, with the protein MERILDLFDSLPKTVLQKGRYYTRKLWVRVTLMGLLAVAAIGVSQLVEQLIPDDLAKSLGGVSADRLLNLIANAMLSVTIFSITVMVSVYQSSSTQWTPRIHRLIMQDRTTQNTLAVFIGAYVYSLLGILLRELGVYTDEHAFVLFWMTVLVLLVIVVYLVRWVLHLQGFGQLIDISRQVEETTRDRFKERLSQPCLGARPFVSDQPDKTRAIASWESGYIQHIYPEAMNAVAKEHEVDIYLDANIGSFVFLEEPVLHVHQRGDDLDWDALCEDVRGSLIIGDLRTYDQDPRFGLIVMGEVGSKAMSPGVNDPGTAIDVITRIGRILSDYKDETEATPEEVLDYFYVRPLDPTDLLRDGFGAISRDSASTLEVQQRLQQTLSGLMQHPDKGLSAAAKEFAIKELERATQALVFEPDREALRASAHPSVSGD; encoded by the coding sequence ATGGAAAGAATTCTTGATCTGTTCGATTCGTTGCCGAAGACCGTCCTGCAAAAAGGGCGCTACTATACCCGCAAGCTGTGGGTGCGTGTGACGCTGATGGGATTACTGGCCGTCGCAGCCATTGGCGTGAGCCAATTGGTTGAGCAGCTGATTCCAGATGATCTTGCCAAAAGTCTGGGCGGTGTATCCGCGGATCGATTGCTCAATCTTATCGCAAACGCGATGCTTTCGGTGACGATCTTTTCGATCACTGTCATGGTCTCAGTGTACCAATCTTCCTCCACGCAATGGACACCGCGCATTCATCGCCTGATCATGCAGGATCGGACCACGCAGAACACGCTGGCTGTGTTCATCGGAGCCTACGTTTATTCTCTGCTTGGAATTCTGCTGAGAGAGCTTGGCGTTTATACAGATGAACATGCGTTCGTTCTGTTCTGGATGACCGTTCTCGTGTTGTTGGTGATTGTTGTGTATTTGGTCCGCTGGGTGCTTCATTTGCAGGGATTTGGACAGCTTATCGACATCAGTCGCCAAGTCGAAGAAACCACCCGCGACCGTTTCAAAGAACGCCTGTCCCAGCCATGCTTGGGCGCGCGGCCCTTTGTGAGCGACCAGCCTGACAAAACACGCGCCATAGCTTCCTGGGAAAGTGGATACATCCAACATATCTATCCCGAAGCGATGAATGCGGTGGCCAAAGAACACGAGGTAGATATCTATCTGGATGCCAACATCGGCAGCTTTGTATTTCTCGAAGAGCCGGTGCTGCACGTCCACCAACGCGGCGATGATCTGGACTGGGATGCATTGTGTGAAGATGTGCGCGGCAGCCTGATAATCGGCGATTTGCGCACATATGATCAGGACCCGCGTTTTGGTCTGATTGTCATGGGCGAGGTCGGGTCAAAGGCCATGTCACCTGGTGTGAACGATCCGGGCACGGCTATTGATGTTATCACACGGATTGGCCGAATCCTGTCGGACTACAAAGACGAGACAGAGGCGACGCCGGAAGAAGTTCTCGACTATTTCTATGTGCGCCCCCTTGATCCAACCGATCTGTTGCGCGACGGATTTGGTGCGATATCACGGGACTCTGCGTCGACTTTGGAAGTGCAGCAGCGGTTGCAGCAAACGCTTAGTGGGTTAATGCAGCATCCCGATAAAGGCCTTTCAGCCGCTGCAAAAGAGTTTGCAATCAAGGAGTTGGAGAGAGCAACACAAGCCTTGGTTTTCGAGCCTGATCGCGAAGCCCTGCGGGCATCTGCACACCCTTCGGTAAGCGGAGACTGA